The Streptomyces sp. NBC_00459 DNA segment ACATCGACGTCGAGGTGGACACGGAAGGCCGTTTGAGGCGGCAGTTGCCCCCTGAGCAGGCGACAACTCGCCCCAGATGGCACAATCTGTGCATGGAACGCGACGGCCAACTCGAGCTCTACACGGCGGTCGCGGCCCAACTGAAGGAAGCGCACACAAGAGTGCGCGCACTGCAAGTCCCGGAGGGCGTACGGATGGCGCTGACCCGGAAGCTGCTGGTCATTACGGCCGCGGCCAAGCACGATCTCGCCGACGCGACAAGGCGGCTGGAACGCTTCACGGCGGACCTCGACGAGGGTCGAATCCCCGACGAGGACCGCTGAGGAACTCCGTGACAGCCCGAGTTCGTTGCGGCACAAGGGTGATTAGCCCGTTTCGTGTTTGATTTGCGGTATATATCTGCCTAACGTGCGAAAAAGCTTGAACACTTTCGTTCTGGCAATGTCTCCGAAGGGGAAGACGTGAACAAGGCGCAGCTCGTAGAAGCCATTGCGGACAAGGTCGGTGGCCGTCAGCAGGCCGCCGAGGCGGTCGACGCGGTCCTGGACGCCATCGTCCGCGCGACGGTCAGCGGGGACCGGGTCTCGGTCACCGGCTTCGGATCCTTCGAGAAGGTCGACCGCCCGGCCCGTTACGCCCGCAACCCGCAGACGGGTGAGCGGGTTCGGGTCAAGAAGACCTCCGTCCCCCGCTTCCGTGCGGGCCAGGGCTTCAAGGACCTGGTGAGCGGCTCGAAGAAGCTCCCGCGTGGCGGCGAGGTCGCGGTCAAGAAGGCGCCCAAGGGCAGCCTGACCGGCGGCAGTGCTGCCGCAACGGTCAAGAAGGCCGCGGCGAAGAAGGCCACCACCGCCAAGAAGGCGACGGCCGCGAAGAAGACCGTGGCCAAGAAGGCGACGCCGGCGAAGAAGACGACGGCGACGGCGAAGAAGACCACGGCCAAGAAGACCACGGCCACGGCGAAGAAGACCACGGCCAAGAAGACCACGGCCACGGCGAAGAAGACCGCCGCGAAGAAGGCCCCGGCGGCCAAGAAGGCGACGGCGGCGACCAAGGCCCCGGCCCGCAAGTCGGCGGCTCGCACCACCACCGCCAAGAAGGCCACCGCCCGCACCAAGTAGGGGCGCAAGGGCACTCACGCGCCGGGCCGGACTTCCCGAGGGAGTCCGGCCCGCGGCGTGTCCGGACCTCCTGGAGGCGCTCGGAAGGGGCGGCGCCCGGAAGGTCGGTGTCTCAGAAGGTCTGCAGCGTGATGAGCGTGATCCGGGGGGTGCCCCCGGGCCCGCCCTGGGAGCCGTCCGCTCCCTCGACCTCGATGCGCACCCGCTGCCCGGGCCGCAACAGCCTCAGCCCGCCCGCGTCGAACGCCGGCGCGTCGAAGGTGACGGGGGTGCCGTCGTCGAGCAGCACACTGCCGCTGCGTGTTCCGGCGTCGTAGGTGTACGCGGTCGCCTGCATGGAGGCAGCCTACTGGCCCGCGATCAGCAGTCCCTCGACGGCGGTCGCCGTCCGTGTCCCCACGCCCAGGGCGAGCGCCGCCCGCAGATCGTCGCCGGTGTCCACGTCCTGGCGTACGGAATTCACCGAGGTGAGTCCGAGTTCCACGGCGCCGGAGTCCTGGTGGCGGATACGGGAATGCGGACCGAAATGCGGAAGCAATTCCTGACCGGGCCGGGCGGTCAGCAGAGTGGTGCCGACGGTGGCCGCGTCCGCGAGGAAGGCGCGCGGGAATTCGGCGGCGGCAGTCAGGACGCGGGCAAGCTCCGGGGGGCGCAGGGCCGGCAGATCGGCGTTCAGGGCGGCTACAGGGCTGTCGGGCCGTCGAGTCCGTACGACCGCCGCTCCGTGCGCCAGAGCGGCGTTCAGGCCGCCCAGGGGCTCGTCGGAGACGATCGCGGCTCCCAGGGCCGCCAGCTCACGGGCGGCCAGGGCGTCGTTCGTGACGACCGCCACATCGTGGACCGCCGTGCAGGCGAGCACCGCTGCCACCGTGTCCTGGGCGAAGGCCAGGGCGAGACCGGGGCGGAGTCCGTCGTGGGCGGTGTCCGCGAGCCTGCTCTTGGCCCGAGCCAGGGGTTTGAGGGGTATGACCACTGTCCACTGCACGAGCGTTCCGTCCCTCCCTCGTCCACCCCGGCTGCTCAACCGGTGCTCTCCTGGCCGCAACCATTGTCACCTGGCTGTCATCAAAGCCCATCCGGCGGTGTCGGTACCGGGGCGTACGGTGTTCTCGACAGACCGGAAGCCCGGGGCGACACTTGTGCGGCCCCCGGGTCCACCGGCAGAGGTCCTGGTCCAGGCCTTAGAGGAAGGTGTCCCGCGTGCCCCGCCGCAGAATCGGCTTCTGGTACCGCCTCGCGGCGGTCATCTGCAAACCGCCGTTGGTGGTTCTGATCAACCGGGACTGGCGCGGAATGGAGAACATTCCGGCGGCGGGCGGATTTATCACCGCGGTGAACCACAATTCGCATGCGGACCCCTTCGCCTACGCGCACTACCAGTACAACAGCGGCCGTGTTCCGCGTTTTCTGGCGAAGAGCGGGCTTTTCAGGAAGGGATTCGTCGGCACCATGATGCGTGGCACCGGACAGATCCCCGTCTACCGCGAGACCACCGACGCGCTGAGCGCCTTCCGTGCCGCGATCGCCGCCGTGGAGCGCGGCGAATGCGTCGTCTTCTATCCCGAGGGCACCATCACCCGCGATCCGGACCAGTGGCCCATGACCGGCAAGACCGGCGCGGCCCGGGTCGCCCTGCAGACCAGGTGCCCGGTGATCCCGGTGGCCCAGTGGGGCGCGAACGAACTGCTGCCGCCGTACGCCAGGAAGCTCAACCTCCTTCCGCGCAAGACCCACCATGTCCTCGCGGGCCCGCCCGTGGACCTGACGCGGTTCTACGACAAGGAGATGAGCCCCGACCTCCTGAAGGAGACGACGGAGGTCATCATGGCCGCGGTCACCCGCCTGCTGGAGGAGATCCGCGGCGAGAAGGCGCCCGAGATCCCCTACGACCCGCGCCAGGAGCGGATCGAGCAGCGCCGCCGCACGGCCGCGGAAGAGGCGCAGGACGCGCTGGACGCGCAGGAGAGAGCCGTCGCCCGGGCGGCCGGAGAAGGACCGCGGGCGCAGTCGGCGGCCGTGCACGAAACCGCGGTGCACGAAGCCGCGGTGCAAGAAGCCGCAGTGCCAGAAGCAGCAGAAACACGGGAAGTTCAGGAAGAGGGGCAGGGCAAGTGAGCGAGCCGGTCAAGGCGGCGGTGTTCAGCGCTGGATCATGGGGGACCGCCTTCGGCATGGTGCTCGCCGACGCCGGCTGCGAGGTGACCCTGTGGGCGCGGCGCCCCGAACTCGCCGAGGCGATCAACTCCACGCGGACGAACCCGGACTACTTCCCGGGTGTCGAACTCCCGGAGAACCTCCGTGCCACCACGGACCCGGCGGAGGCAGCGCGCGACGCCGACTTCACGATACTCAGCATCCCCTCGCAGACCCTGCGCGGGAATCTGGCCGAGTGGACACCCCTGCTCGCCCCCGACACGGTCCTCGTCTCCCTCATGAAGGGTGTCGAACTCGGTTCCGCGATGCGGATGAGCGAGGTCATCGAGGACGTCGCCAAGGTGGGCCAGGACCGCATCGCGGTCGTCACGGGCCCCAACCTCGCCCGGGAGATCGCCGCCCGGATGCCGGCCGCCGCCGTGGTCGCCTGCACGGACGACGCCGTGGCCCAGCGACTCCAGAGCATCTGCCACACCCCGTACTTCCGCCCGTACACCAACACCGACGTGGTCGGCTGTGAACTGGGCGGCGCCGTCAAGAACGTGATCGGTCTGGCCGTCGGTATCGCGGACGGCATGGGCCTCGGCGACAACGCGAAGGGTTCGCTCATCACGCGAGGCCTCGCCGAGACCACCCGCCTCGGCCTCGCGATGGGCGCCGACCCGCTCACCTTCGCCGGACTGGCGGGCCTGGGCGACCTGGTGGCGACCTGCTCCTCGCCCCTCTCGCGCAACCACACCTTCGGCACCAACCTCGGCAGGGGCATGACCCTCCAGGAGACCATCGCGGTCACCAAGCAGACCGCCGAGGGCGTCAAGTCCTGTGAGAGCGTGCTGGATCTGGCCCGCAGGCACGGTGTCGACATGCCGATCACGGAGACGGTCGTCGGCATCGTGCACGAGGGGAAGCCTCCCGTCGTGGCTCTCAAGGAACTGATGTCGCGCAGCGCCAAGCCCGAACGACGCTGAGCAACAGGGGTCTGCGGGCGCTGACTCAGCGCACCGCCACCGGGTACCCTCAACCCGATATGAGCACCGAGAACCTCCCCCAGAGCCCCGGGCAGCCGTCCCGTAAGCCGCGTGTGGCCGTCGTCTTCGGCGGTCGCAGTTCCGAACACGGGATCTCCGTGGTCACCGCCGGCGCCGTGCTGCGTGCCATCGACCGGACGAAGTACGACGTCCTGCCGATCGGCATCACCCAGGACGGCCGCTGGGCGCTCACCGCGGACGAACCGGAGCGCATGGCGATCGTCGACCGCAAGGCGCCGAACGTCGACCAGCTCGCCGAGTCGAGGGAGGGCGGAGTGGTCCTCCCCGTCGACCCGTCGAACCGCGAAGTCGTCTACAGCGAACCGGGATCGGTGCCCAAGGCCCTCGGCGAGGTGGACGTCGTCTTCCCCGTGCTGCACGGCCCGTACGGCGAGGACGGCACCCTCCAGGGGCTGCTGGAGCTCTCCGGTGTCCCGTACGTCGGCGCGGGCGTGCTCGCCTCTGCCGTCGGCCAGGACAAGGAGTACATGAAGCGGGTGTTCACGTCGTTCGGCCTCAAGGTCGGCCCGTACGTGGTGATCCGGCCGCGTGAGTGGGAGCGCGACGAGTCGGCCGCCCGCAAGAAGATCATCGACTTCGCCGGCGAGCACGGCTGGCCGCTGTTCGTGAAGCCCGCGCGCGCGGGATCGTCGTTCGGCATCACCAAGGTCGACGAGCTGAGCGGCCTCGACGAGGCGATCGCCGAGGCCCAGCGCCACGACCCGAAGATCATCGTGGAGGCCGCGCTGCGCGGGCGCGAGATCGAGTGCGGGGTGCTGGAGTTCGAGGACGGCCCGCGTGCCTCCGTACCCGCCGAGATCCCGCCCGTTCAGGCGCACGCCTTCTACGACTTCGAGGCCAAGTACATCGACTCGGCCGACGGCATCGTCCCGGCCCCCCTCACCGAGGACCAGACGGCGGAGGTCCGCCGCCTCGCGGTCGAGGCCTTCGACGCGGCGTCCTGCGAGGGTCTCGTCCGCGCGGACTTCTTCCTCACGGAGGACGGCGAGTTCGTCATCAACGAGATCAACACGATGCCCGGCTTCACCCCGATCTCCATGTACCCGAGGATGTGGCAGGAGACGGGAGTGGACTATCCCGAGCTGGTGGATCGCCTGGTGCAGGCGGCGCTGCGCCGCTCAACAGGCCTGAGGTGAAGCGCCCCTGAAGGGGCGCGGGGAACTGCGCGACCAGCCACGACGGACGCGCACCCAACAACGCAACAGGCCACATACAGCGCCTAGTTGGCAATCCCTTCCGGCACTGCCTTCTTGATGGCCGCAGCCAGATCGACAAGCGCCCCCGAGGTGTCCCGACCCGACGGAACAGTCACCTCGACATAGGCGAGCCGCGACGAAGTCGTGAAGCGGGACGACCCGTCGTCCCGCTTCTCCATCAGCCACCCGACCCCGTTCACCTCACCCCCCACCGCATCCGGATCCGCACCGGTGGCGACCTTGGGGTCGGTCATCCTGGGCGGCCGTACGACACCGCAGCGCAGTATGATCGCCGGGCTGCTGCCCCAGCCCGCGGTCAGTGCGGACCGGGGCTCGGGATCGTCGCGGCTCAGGCCGTCCACCTTCGACGGCAGCGACTTGTCCAGGTTCCGGCACAGCTTCGCGGCCTTCCCGTCCGGCACGGGAACCGTGACCGCGGCGCTGTCGTCTGCTGAGGAGCAGCCCGTGACGACGATCAACAGGGCGAGCGCGGGCAGAGCGAGCGGCCGGTGACGCAAGAAGTTCACCGGCACAGGGTAGACGGGGGCTACAGGTGCACCACCGGGCAGGTCAGAGTGCGGGTGATGCCGTCCACTTGCTGGACCTTCGCGACCACCATGCGGCCGAGGTCGTCCACGGTGTCGGCCTGGGCGCGCACAATCACGTCGTACGGTCCTGTCACGTCCTCGGCCTGGGTCACCCCCGGGATCTTGCTGATCGTCTCGGCGACGGTCGACGCTTTGCCGACCTCGGTCTGGATCAGGATGTACGCCTGTACCACGGAACCTCCAGGGCGGCCACGAGGATCATGTGGGGAAAAGGAACGCCACGGTATCGCGTCGTCACGCGCCACGGGGAGACCTGCGGCGACCGGGAACCCGCACCGGGGTGCACACGCGGCACAGGTTGACGGTCACCTCGACCGTACAGAGGTCCATGGGGCCTCGCGACCGGGCAGGAACAGCAACGGGGACAGCACCAGAAGGGGACGTACGACTATGAAGGGCACTGTGGGCGAACTGGGGGAGTTCGGGCTCATCAGGGAGCTCACCTCCCGGCTCACCACCACCCCGGCGGTCCGGGTCGGTCCCGGCGACGACGCCGCCGTGGTCGCCGCGCCCGACCGCAGGGTCGTGGCGAGCACCGACATCCTCCTGGAAGGGCGGCACTTCCGCCGCGACTGGTCCACCGCGTACGACGTGGGCCGCAAGGCAGCCGCCCAGAACCTCGCGGACATCGCCGCCATGGGCGCCGTACCGACCGCGCTGCTCCTCGGCCTGGTCGTCCCCGCCGAACTCCCGGTCACCTGGCCCGTCGAACTGATGGACGGTCTGCGGGACGAGGCCCAGGTCGCGGGCGCCGCCGTGGTCGGCGGTGATGTCGTACGGGGGGACACGATCATGGTCTCCATCACCGCGCTCGGTGATCTCCGCAACCACGAGCCGGTGATCCGCGGTGGTGCACGGCCCGGTGACGTCGTCGCCGTGACGGGCTGGCTGGGCTGGTCGGCGGCCGGGCACGCGGTGCTCTCGCGCGGCTTCCGCTCGCCGCGCGCCTTCGTCGAGGCCCACCGTCGTCCCGAACCGCCGTATCACGCGGGCCCGGCGGCGGCCGGCCTCGGCGCGACCGCGATGTGCGACGTGAGCGACGGGCTGATCGCCGACCTCGGGCACATCGCCGAGGCCAGCAAGGTCCGTATCGACATCCGTTCGGGCGCGATCGACATCCCCACCCAGATGAACGACATCGGGCAGGCCGTGGGCGTCGACCCCATGCAGTGGGTGCTCACCGGCGGCGAGGACCACGCGATCGTGGCGACCTTCCCGCCGGACGTGAAGCTGCCCGCCCGCTGGAAGGTGATCGGCGAGGTCCTCAACCCGTCGGCGCTGCCCCAGGTGACGGTCGACGGGGCACCGTGGACCAGCAAGGGCGGCTGGGACCACTTCGCGGACATCGAGTCGTGACCGCGCTTCCGCGCGTCCTCACGGTCGCGGGCTCCGACTCCGGTGGCGGCGCCGGGATCCAGGCCGACCTGAAGACGATGCTGGCGCTCGGAGTGCACGGCATGAGCGTGCTCACGGCGGTCACCGCGCAGAACTCCCTGGGCGTACAGGGTGCTTGGGAGCTGCCGGTGGAGGCGGTGCGGGCCCAGTACCGCAGCGTCGTCGGCGACATCGGAGTGACCGCGGTGAAGACCGGGATGCTCGCCTCGGCCGAACTGGTCGAGGCGGTCGCCGAGTTGATCGCGGCGACGGACGTGCCGACGGTCGTCGACCCGGTGGGCGTCTCCAAGCACGGGGACCCGCTGCTGGCCGCGTCCGCACTCGATTCCGTACGGACGCTGCTGCTGCCGGTGGCGACCGTGGCGACGCCGAACCTCGACGAGGTGGCGCAGCTCACGGGCGTACGCGTCGAGTCGGAGGGCCAACTGCGCGAGGCCGCTGCCGCCGTGCTGGCGTACGGGCCGAAGTGGGCGCTGATCAAGGGCGGCCATCTGCCGGGCGAGGCCGTCGACCTGCTGACGGACGGGTCCGAGGAGCACTGGCTGCGCGCCCCGCGCCTCGACAACCGGCACACGCACGGCACGGGCTGCACGCTGGCGTCGGCCATCGCGTCGGGGCTGGCGAAGGGCGAGTCGGTACCGGAGGCGGTGGCGGCGGCGAAGGAGTACGTCACCGGGGCGATCGCGGCCGGGTTCGCTCTGGGGGGCGGGATCGGTCCGGTGGACCACGGGTGGCGGTTCCGGGCGTAGAGAACATCCGTCGGGGCGCATCTGCTCTGCGGGTACGGCAAAAAGCCGGCCCACCGAGGTGGACCGGCTCTGTGCAGCGAACCAACAGTGGCCGCGCGCTAGCTGAGCGTCAGCGCGAGACCTTGCCGGCCTTGATGCACGAGGTGCAAGCGTTCACGCGCTTCGGCGTCCCACCGACCACGGTACGTACGCGCTGGATGTTCGGGTTCCAGCGACGGGGTGTACGGCGGTGCGAGTGGGAGATGCTGTTGCCGAAGCCCGGCCCCTTGCCGCAGACGTCGCAGTTGGCAGCCACGGGTCACTCCAAAGACTTCAGATGCTCTTACGGGTTGATCCCGGCACGCCGGGATCAGGATCGGAGGATCTGAGTGGCAGTACCAGGGAGAAGGCCCGATGTGCGACGGCCATCTGGGATGGCCTTCTCGATCGGGCAACCGGAGCAGCATACAACGACTGCGCCAGTACAACGAAACTACCATGGCTGATCAGGGCTTCACTCCCGGCCCCGGGCCACCCGGCATTCACCCGGGGTCTACGCTGCGTGCCACGTCCAGCAGCTCAAGGAGGCGCAGGTGCCGCAGGTGCCGCAGACATTCTTCGATGCTCTCGCGGTCCGCACCTGGTGCGGACTCGCGCTGGCCGCGCTCGGGCGGGCGCGCGAGGAGATCGACGCGATCAATGTCTACCCGGTCGCCGACGGGGACACCGGCACCAACCTCTATCTGACGCTGGAGTCGGCGTGCGCGGCGGTCGAGGCCGCCTTCGCCGGGCACGAGACGGGGGCCGGACCGACTGGCACGGCCGGGGCTCCGACCCTGGCCGACGCGACCCGGGCGATGGCCCACGGCGCGCTGATAGGGGCGCGCGGCAACTCCGGCACGATCCTGGCGCAGCTGCTGCGCGGCATGGCCCAGGTGCTGGCCGCCGACGCGGACGGTGGGAGCGCTCGCATCGACGGCCCCGGCCTGTGCCTGGCCCTGCGGCACGCGGCGGAGGCCGCCCGGCAGGCCGTGGCCCACCCGGTCGAGGGCACGGTCCTCACGGTCGCCTCCGCGGCGGCCGACGCCGCGACGGAGGCGGAGGGCGACTGCGGGACGGTGGCAAGAGCCGCGTACGAGGGCGCCTCGGCCGCGTTGGCCGCCACCCCGGGCCAGCTGGCCGTCCTGGGGCGCGCGGGCGTCGTCGACGCGGGCGGACGGGGACTGGTGGCGGTGCTCGGGGCGCTGGTGGAGACGTTCACGGGGGAGGCGCCGGGAGGTGGCGCGACAGGGGCCGCGTGGGCGGCACGCGTGCGCGTGCCGGCTCGTTCCGACGCCCTTGGGACGGCGACGCCGGTGCCCGACGGCCCGGACGACTGCGCGGAGGACGCCTCCGGGCCCGCCTTCGAGGTCATCTACCTCCTGGAGGCCGAGGACACGGCCGTCGCCCGGCTCCGGGAGCGGCTGGACCGGCTCGGGGACTCGCTCGTGGTGGTCGGGGGCGACGGGCTGTGGAACGTGCACGTGCACGTCGACGACGCAGGCGCCGCCGTGGAGGCGGGAGTCGAGGCGGGGCGGCCGTACCGGATCAGGATCACGCACTTCGGGATCGGTGACGTACACACCGGTGGCGTCGGACGGCCGCCCCGGGAGCGGGTGCAGCGGGCCGTCGTGGCCGTCGTGCCGGGGGAGGGGCTGGCCGGGCTGTACGGCGAGGCCGGTGCCACCATCGTGCTCGCGCGGCCCGGGGAGCCACCGGCGAGCGGGGAGCTCGTCGAGGCCGTGCGGCGGGCCCACGCGCGCGAGGTCGTCCTGCTGCCCAACGACGCCGACCTGCGCCACACCGCCGCCGCGGCGGCCGAACAGGCCCGCACGGAGGGCATCCGCGTGGCCCTGATCCCGACGCGGTCGGCGGTCCAGGGCATCGCCGCGCTCGCCGTGCACGAACCGGAACGCCGGTTCGACGAGGACGTCGTCGCGATGACCTCCGCGGCCGGCGCGACCCGCTACGCCGAACTCGCCGTCGCGGAACGCCAGTCCTGGACGATGGCCGGCATCTGCCAGACCGGTGACGTCCTCGGCCTGATCGACGGTGACGTCGCCGTGATCGGCTCGGACGTCACGGCCACCGCGGAGGCCGTCATCGACCGCATGCTCCAGGCGGGGGGTGAGATGGTCACCCTCGTCCTCGGGGACGAGGCGCCCGAGGACATCGCGGGCCACCTGGAGGCCCGGGTCCGTGAGGGGTATCTCGCCGTCGACACCGTGGTCTATCGGGGCGGGCGGCAGGGGGCGTTGCTGCTCATCGGGGTTGAGTGAGGGAGGGTGCGCGTCGGAGGGGTTTCGCCCCCGCCGCCCCTACCCGTCCCATCCCGTTCCTGGGGGCTGCGCCCCCAGACCCCCTTCGCGCTGAACGCGCTCGTCCTCAAACGCCGGACGGGCTGAAGCGCCCCTAGTCCGCCTCCTGCTCCTCCATGAGCTGGAGCATCTGTTCCGCCTCGGCCCGGCGGGACCGGACCGTTTCGGCCTCCTCCTCGTAGGGCTCGAAGTTCTCGTACGCGGTCAGCACCCCGCGCGCGCGTGCCGCCGCGTCCGACGGGCGGCTCAGGTCCGCCTCCAGCCAGCCCGCGGCCAGTTCGGCGCCGGTGCGGCCGTGCAGGCCCTCCTCGCCGAGGGAGGAGAACACGGCGATCGCCTTCGTCATCTGGGCCAGCGCCGCCTCGAACGCGGCCTCGATCGCGCCGTCCTCGGCGTCCTCCGCGGCGGAGCGGGCCAGCAGGTCGCCGAACTGGCGGTGGGTGTGGGCGAGTTCGGCGCCGAGCTGCTCGCGGGACTCCAGCTCCTCCGCCTCGGACAGGGCCTGCGCGCACTCCCGGACCGCTTCGCCCATCCGCTGCCGGGCCCCGTCGAGGCCCGCCTCCATCCGCAGCGCGAGCCACGCGCGGGCGCGCAGGGCACGCACCAGGCCGTGCACGTTGCCGAGCGAGCGCCACAGCTCGCCGGCGCGTTCGTAGGCCTGGTCCGCCTCGGCGGGCAGCCCGGCCTGGCCGAGGGACTCGGCGGCCAGGTGGGCGAGGGTCGCGTGGTCCTGCTGCTCGGGCCAGTGCCGGGCGATCTCCGCGGCCCTCAGCCGGCGTTCGGCGGACTCACGGTGCTCGCCCAGCTCGCCCAGACAGTCGCCGAGCCACCACAGCGTCTGTACGACCGCTCCGTCGCCGTGCGTCTCCGTCCCGAGGTCGGGCAGCGCCGACTCCAGCACCTCGGCAGCCTCCGCCCACCGGCCCTGCCGCAGCAGGAAACCGCCGAGCAGGTGCCGGGCCCAGGCGCCCAGGGTCGGGCCCTCGCCCGCCTCGTCGGCCCAGTGCGCGGCCTCCAGGGCGCGGTCCGCGGCCTCGGCGATCTCGTCGCGCGCCCCGAGGATCTCGGCGAGCTGCAGGTTCAGCTGGGCCTGGCCGGCCGCCTCCAGATACGCCCCGCCGTGCTCCAGGGCCCCACGCAGCGCCCGCTCGGCCCCGGCGATGTCGCCGAGATGGTGGGCGAGGCCGGCCAGCCGTGCCTCGTACTCGACCGCGAACCACGGCAGCCCGGCCGCGACGAACGCATCCGTCGCCCAGGTGAACAGCTCCGCGGCCCCCGCCAGGTCCCCGGTGCGCGTCGCCAGTTCCCCGAGCATGGCCTGCGCCTCCGCGCCGCGTGAGGCGAGCCGCACATCGTTTCCGGCGTGCCCGTCGACGAGTGCCAGCAGCTCCCGTACGGCGTTCTCCGCGGCGGCCAGGACCTGGTCGGTGCCGTCCTCCTCGACCTGCCGCATGAGGATGCGGGCGCGCCCCATCAGGACGGCCGCGGCCTGCCGTACGCCGGTGCGCTCGTCGGAGTAGAGCGCGAGGACCTCCTCGTACGGCTCGGAGACGGTCGCCAGGGCCTCGTCGATGTCGCCCTCCAGGGCGCGTGCGTACGCGGCGCGGGCGCGGGCGGCCAGAGCCTCGCCGGGGTCGCCCGCCTCGGCGTACAGCTCGGCGGCCCGCTCGAAGAGCGCGATGCCCTCAGGGCCGCCCTCCATGGCCCTGTGATCGACGATCTCCGCCCGGTCGGCCGCCGGTAGGTCCATGTCCTCGGCGGCCCGCCAGACGGCCGCCCACGCCTCCATCGCGTGCGGCAGCAGCCCGTCCGACATCCGGCGCGCGTCGGCGAGCAGCGCGGGCAGGTCGTCCGGGGCGTCGGCCGGCTTCGCCGCGAGGCCCGGGGACA contains these protein-coding regions:
- a CDS encoding Lrp/AsnC family transcriptional regulator; translated protein: MVQAYILIQTEVGKASTVAETISKIPGVTQAEDVTGPYDVIVRAQADTVDDLGRMVVAKVQQVDGITRTLTCPVVHL
- the rpmB gene encoding 50S ribosomal protein L28, encoding MAANCDVCGKGPGFGNSISHSHRRTPRRWNPNIQRVRTVVGGTPKRVNACTSCIKAGKVSR
- a CDS encoding NAD(P)H-dependent glycerol-3-phosphate dehydrogenase, encoding MSEPVKAAVFSAGSWGTAFGMVLADAGCEVTLWARRPELAEAINSTRTNPDYFPGVELPENLRATTDPAEAARDADFTILSIPSQTLRGNLAEWTPLLAPDTVLVSLMKGVELGSAMRMSEVIEDVAKVGQDRIAVVTGPNLAREIAARMPAAAVVACTDDAVAQRLQSICHTPYFRPYTNTDVVGCELGGAVKNVIGLAVGIADGMGLGDNAKGSLITRGLAETTRLGLAMGADPLTFAGLAGLGDLVATCSSPLSRNHTFGTNLGRGMTLQETIAVTKQTAEGVKSCESVLDLARRHGVDMPITETVVGIVHEGKPPVVALKELMSRSAKPERR
- a CDS encoding D-alanine--D-alanine ligase family protein, with the translated sequence MSTENLPQSPGQPSRKPRVAVVFGGRSSEHGISVVTAGAVLRAIDRTKYDVLPIGITQDGRWALTADEPERMAIVDRKAPNVDQLAESREGGVVLPVDPSNREVVYSEPGSVPKALGEVDVVFPVLHGPYGEDGTLQGLLELSGVPYVGAGVLASAVGQDKEYMKRVFTSFGLKVGPYVVIRPREWERDESAARKKIIDFAGEHGWPLFVKPARAGSSFGITKVDELSGLDEAIAEAQRHDPKIIVEAALRGREIECGVLEFEDGPRASVPAEIPPVQAHAFYDFEAKYIDSADGIVPAPLTEDQTAEVRRLAVEAFDAASCEGLVRADFFLTEDGEFVINEINTMPGFTPISMYPRMWQETGVDYPELVDRLVQAALRRSTGLR
- the thiD gene encoding bifunctional hydroxymethylpyrimidine kinase/phosphomethylpyrimidine kinase, whose translation is MTALPRVLTVAGSDSGGGAGIQADLKTMLALGVHGMSVLTAVTAQNSLGVQGAWELPVEAVRAQYRSVVGDIGVTAVKTGMLASAELVEAVAELIAATDVPTVVDPVGVSKHGDPLLAASALDSVRTLLLPVATVATPNLDEVAQLTGVRVESEGQLREAAAAVLAYGPKWALIKGGHLPGEAVDLLTDGSEEHWLRAPRLDNRHTHGTGCTLASAIASGLAKGESVPEAVAAAKEYVTGAIAAGFALGGGIGPVDHGWRFRA
- the cofC gene encoding 2-phospho-L-lactate guanylyltransferase: MQWTVVIPLKPLARAKSRLADTAHDGLRPGLALAFAQDTVAAVLACTAVHDVAVVTNDALAARELAALGAAIVSDEPLGGLNAALAHGAAVVRTRRPDSPVAALNADLPALRPPELARVLTAAAEFPRAFLADAATVGTTLLTARPGQELLPHFGPHSRIRHQDSGAVELGLTSVNSVRQDVDTGDDLRAALALGVGTRTATAVEGLLIAGQ
- a CDS encoding HU family DNA-binding protein; this translates as MNKAQLVEAIADKVGGRQQAAEAVDAVLDAIVRATVSGDRVSVTGFGSFEKVDRPARYARNPQTGERVRVKKTSVPRFRAGQGFKDLVSGSKKLPRGGEVAVKKAPKGSLTGGSAAATVKKAAAKKATTAKKATAAKKTVAKKATPAKKTTATAKKTTAKKTTATAKKTTAKKTTATAKKTAAKKAPAAKKATAATKAPARKSAARTTTAKKATARTK
- a CDS encoding thiamine-phosphate kinase; its protein translation is MKGTVGELGEFGLIRELTSRLTTTPAVRVGPGDDAAVVAAPDRRVVASTDILLEGRHFRRDWSTAYDVGRKAAAQNLADIAAMGAVPTALLLGLVVPAELPVTWPVELMDGLRDEAQVAGAAVVGGDVVRGDTIMVSITALGDLRNHEPVIRGGARPGDVVAVTGWLGWSAAGHAVLSRGFRSPRAFVEAHRRPEPPYHAGPAAAGLGATAMCDVSDGLIADLGHIAEASKVRIDIRSGAIDIPTQMNDIGQAVGVDPMQWVLTGGEDHAIVATFPPDVKLPARWKVIGEVLNPSALPQVTVDGAPWTSKGGWDHFADIES
- a CDS encoding DUF3515 domain-containing protein, whose product is MNFLRHRPLALPALALLIVVTGCSSADDSAAVTVPVPDGKAAKLCRNLDKSLPSKVDGLSRDDPEPRSALTAGWGSSPAIILRCGVVRPPRMTDPKVATGADPDAVGGEVNGVGWLMEKRDDGSSRFTTSSRLAYVEVTVPSGRDTSGALVDLAAAIKKAVPEGIAN
- a CDS encoding lysophospholipid acyltransferase family protein; translated protein: MPRRRIGFWYRLAAVICKPPLVVLINRDWRGMENIPAAGGFITAVNHNSHADPFAYAHYQYNSGRVPRFLAKSGLFRKGFVGTMMRGTGQIPVYRETTDALSAFRAAIAAVERGECVVFYPEGTITRDPDQWPMTGKTGAARVALQTRCPVIPVAQWGANELLPPYARKLNLLPRKTHHVLAGPPVDLTRFYDKEMSPDLLKETTEVIMAAVTRLLEEIRGEKAPEIPYDPRQERIEQRRRTAAEEAQDALDAQERAVARAAGEGPRAQSAAVHETAVHEAAVQEAAVPEAAETREVQEEGQGK